In Natronomonas halophila, one DNA window encodes the following:
- a CDS encoding glycosyltransferase family 4 protein has product MEALRVGLMVGSGNVGGAPTRYFHNLVRHLQNDDRIEAIVYCRGDPKDVFGPDTDGRQLPDKSIPPRWHTKINADELDLLHLGCNELFGEYPAYRTDVPVVATSHGVEHWNTELPDEVNVSGRLKWRLRIQDVLRALTLDRVFCVSEYVAETLRSQIPFGNSRLRATYEAIDDVYYTLPKQNRPEGAPEQYMLHVATDPGIKNTETAIKAAQSCAADLPLYIAGVTREDLPASTSGNVHTLGFLKPSELVTWYDNAACLIHPSFHETFGRPIVEAMTRKTPVVASDLCAIPEISNGAALLINDPTDVPKFADALDKIVSDEMVRSELVKKGEKQANKFTWENHLNTIISEYRGLHAEQS; this is encoded by the coding sequence ATGGAAGCACTCCGTGTAGGGCTGATGGTTGGGTCTGGGAACGTTGGTGGGGCGCCAACCCGATATTTCCATAATTTAGTACGACATTTGCAAAACGACGACCGTATAGAAGCCATTGTCTACTGTCGAGGCGATCCTAAAGACGTGTTCGGTCCTGATACCGATGGCCGACAACTACCGGACAAATCGATTCCACCTCGCTGGCATACCAAAATCAACGCCGATGAGTTGGATCTTCTTCATCTCGGGTGTAACGAGTTGTTTGGTGAATATCCTGCTTATCGGACCGACGTGCCCGTTGTCGCCACCAGCCACGGTGTGGAGCATTGGAATACTGAACTGCCAGATGAAGTGAACGTTTCTGGGCGGTTAAAATGGCGGCTACGCATACAGGACGTATTGCGAGCACTCACCTTGGACCGGGTCTTTTGTGTTAGTGAGTACGTTGCAGAGACGCTTCGGTCTCAGATTCCATTTGGCAACTCACGGTTGAGGGCAACGTACGAAGCTATTGATGATGTGTATTACACCCTCCCAAAGCAAAACCGACCGGAGGGAGCCCCAGAGCAGTATATGCTCCACGTCGCAACTGATCCAGGAATCAAAAATACGGAAACTGCTATCAAAGCGGCCCAATCGTGTGCAGCAGACCTCCCACTCTATATCGCTGGCGTGACGCGAGAGGACCTTCCAGCATCAACCAGCGGTAATGTCCATACGCTTGGGTTCCTCAAACCCAGCGAACTCGTGACTTGGTACGATAATGCAGCGTGCCTCATCCATCCCTCGTTTCACGAAACCTTTGGTCGACCGATTGTCGAAGCCATGACAAGGAAAACGCCAGTCGTCGCATCAGACTTGTGTGCGATTCCAGAGATTTCAAACGGCGCCGCGCTTTTAATAAACGATCCGACCGATGTCCCGAAATTTGCAGATGCGCTTGATAAAATTGTCTCAGATGAAATGGTTCGGTCGGAATTGGTTAAGAAGGGAGAAAAGCAAGCTAACAAATTTACATGGGAAAATCATCTTAACACGATTATTTCGGAGTACCGGGGCTTGCACGCCGAGCAATCTTGA
- a CDS encoding CAP domain-containing protein, producing the protein MSGCSICGDSSSLLYDCNYCTGKYCKSHRLPENHNCPGLKQADTHGPEFRSSGSGGLLGEAFGSETDPPKQNEETADSDTDTADPGAELPGAAKDYTTSSSPDVNPDGSIARPDDEDAENDSQRSITTQGRRVAATIAGLAIIAILAPFQVVKRLPSYLRRFNRWLSRLLGSIFSLVKTVTPILLLAVGALFLAGFLGTGVPAIDENAEAGAGAVAGMLDTDTESEEEAIETAIHSEVNEIRSERGLATLENNPALHGVAKNHSQDMVARDFYAHENPDGEDSYDRVTSVGITCNAVGENLYYSEGYGTSPNTTAERVVESWLASSGHRRNLLSDAWNSEGIGVEIRGDELWVTQVFCG; encoded by the coding sequence GTGTCGGGGTGTTCGATATGCGGGGACAGCAGTTCGCTCCTGTACGATTGTAATTACTGTACGGGAAAATACTGTAAGAGCCATCGACTCCCAGAAAACCACAACTGCCCCGGCCTGAAGCAGGCCGACACGCACGGGCCTGAATTCAGAAGCAGCGGTAGCGGCGGATTGCTCGGAGAAGCATTTGGGTCAGAGACAGACCCGCCAAAGCAAAACGAGGAAACTGCTGATTCCGACACCGACACGGCGGACCCTGGCGCGGAGCTCCCGGGCGCCGCGAAGGACTACACGACCTCTTCAAGCCCGGATGTCAACCCCGACGGCTCCATTGCCAGGCCGGACGACGAGGACGCCGAGAACGATAGTCAGCGCTCGATCACAACGCAGGGGCGTCGCGTTGCCGCGACGATCGCTGGCTTGGCGATCATAGCGATCCTCGCTCCGTTTCAAGTCGTGAAGCGATTACCCTCGTATCTTCGACGGTTCAATCGTTGGTTGAGCCGACTCCTCGGCTCGATATTCAGCCTGGTCAAAACGGTGACGCCGATTCTACTTCTCGCGGTCGGTGCGCTGTTTCTCGCCGGGTTCTTAGGGACTGGCGTACCGGCTATCGATGAGAACGCCGAAGCGGGCGCCGGCGCCGTCGCTGGAATGCTCGATACGGACACCGAAAGCGAGGAAGAAGCCATCGAAACGGCGATTCATAGCGAAGTGAATGAGATTCGCTCCGAGCGCGGCCTCGCGACGCTCGAGAACAACCCGGCGCTCCACGGCGTCGCGAAGAATCATAGTCAAGACATGGTCGCACGGGACTTCTACGCTCATGAAAACCCTGACGGTGAGGACTCGTACGATCGAGTCACGTCTGTAGGCATCACCTGCAACGCTGTCGGTGAAAATCTCTATTACAGCGAGGGGTACGGCACCAGCCCGAATACGACCGCTGAACGCGTTGTCGAGTCCTGGTTGGCTTCTTCTGGCCACCGACGAAACCTTCTCAGCGACGCTTGGAATTCGGAAGGTATTGGCGTCGAGATCCGTGGCGATGAGCTCTGGGTGACGCAGGTTTTCTGCGGCTGA
- a CDS encoding metallophosphoesterase family protein, whose translation MTDTSDDDGRSVLGSKHTRRGVLAGLAGGSVIGMVIAANSDASGSLEAGSMLEEPHQITDGLFKGPEGAVNSTPYDVEPNVERYYVAVDTQTEWYADGDTWTKLGHGSPESKIPEQHVESHYTDKQSIGSVKIAVLSDTHYNEEGGTANDDIPGSSGWKSNLDIVIDEINAWNPDVVIHNGDLIKGNKESKSTLQYYVSTAIDYIENSGGSDGAGLNAPVHYSQGNHEYKQAGSYGADWSYEPYGYSGDSDTWYVEEYKNVDLIVLNTAYSTTDDANDHEIPQGCIDFLRSHLNSSRRPKIVFTHQPLTYTTGLAYDETVNMDEVRDLLNEDPSVHAVIYGHVHHATDSSSGLGSWDSIKQSIGPGKEHPGWWHVPHPHHLDYDTSKHPWMKIELTGSYSRVTGRIQAAYDSSTFPTEWNLGGQTQMFGGRVPHDLQLPLGKSIYFDDMSDIARMRVDESNNQLQLAADPAGKIKELLLTIAGSGGDDLLVNQNEVSIETRVNHNENEVVKEKSQQLFPQSAAASTYDANFAVADGANWDPAGTGNAALVAYGPGGSWEVIHEFSGGF comes from the coding sequence ATGACCGACACATCAGACGACGACGGACGAAGCGTACTCGGAAGCAAGCACACGCGGCGCGGCGTCCTCGCGGGGCTCGCGGGCGGCAGCGTCATCGGAATGGTGATCGCCGCCAACAGCGACGCCAGCGGCTCGCTGGAGGCTGGTAGCATGCTCGAGGAACCGCACCAGATCACCGACGGCTTGTTCAAAGGGCCGGAAGGCGCGGTAAACAGCACGCCGTACGATGTCGAGCCGAATGTTGAACGGTACTATGTCGCTGTCGACACCCAGACCGAGTGGTATGCCGACGGTGACACCTGGACGAAGCTGGGCCACGGCTCCCCCGAGAGCAAGATTCCAGAGCAGCACGTCGAATCGCACTATACAGACAAACAATCTATCGGATCGGTGAAGATCGCTGTCCTTAGTGACACGCACTACAACGAGGAAGGCGGCACAGCCAACGACGACATTCCCGGATCGAGTGGCTGGAAGTCTAATCTCGACATCGTCATCGACGAGATCAATGCCTGGAATCCCGATGTTGTAATCCATAATGGCGACCTCATCAAAGGCAATAAGGAATCAAAATCCACCCTCCAATATTACGTCTCGACGGCGATCGACTACATCGAAAATAGCGGCGGCAGCGACGGGGCGGGGTTAAACGCCCCAGTCCACTACTCCCAAGGAAACCACGAATACAAGCAGGCAGGTAGTTATGGCGCTGACTGGTCGTACGAGCCATACGGCTATTCTGGCGATTCTGATACGTGGTACGTCGAGGAGTACAAAAACGTCGACCTCATCGTTCTCAATACCGCGTATTCAACCACCGATGACGCCAACGATCACGAGATACCGCAGGGCTGTATCGACTTCCTCCGATCGCATCTCAACTCCTCCCGCCGCCCGAAGATTGTGTTTACGCATCAGCCCCTAACGTACACCACTGGGCTGGCCTACGACGAGACGGTCAATATGGACGAGGTTCGAGACCTTCTCAACGAGGACCCATCCGTCCATGCCGTGATTTACGGACACGTCCATCACGCGACCGATTCCTCGAGCGGGCTCGGGTCGTGGGACTCGATAAAACAGTCGATCGGACCTGGAAAAGAACATCCGGGCTGGTGGCACGTCCCGCATCCACACCATCTCGACTATGATACCTCGAAACATCCCTGGATGAAAATCGAGTTGACAGGGAGTTACAGCCGCGTTACTGGCCGGATTCAGGCCGCCTATGATAGCAGCACGTTCCCGACCGAGTGGAATTTGGGCGGTCAGACACAGATGTTCGGCGGGCGTGTCCCCCACGATCTCCAGCTTCCGCTGGGTAAATCGATATATTTCGACGACATGTCTGACATCGCCCGAATGAGAGTCGACGAGTCGAATAACCAGCTCCAACTGGCAGCAGACCCGGCTGGAAAAATCAAAGAGCTTCTGCTAACGATTGCTGGCTCAGGTGGCGATGACCTGTTGGTCAATCAAAATGAGGTCAGTATCGAAACCCGGGTTAACCACAATGAAAATGAGGTGGTTAAAGAAAAGAGCCAACAACTGTTCCCTCAGTCGGCCGCAGCAAGCACATACGACGCCAACTTTGCGGTCGCAGACGGGGCGAACTGGGACCCTGCCGGGACCGGGAACGCGGCACTCGTCGCCTACGGCCCCGGTGGGTCGTGGGAAGTGATACACGAGTTCTCCGGTGGATTTTGA
- a CDS encoding Cdc6/Cdc18 family protein — MIVRRDVFDEDHRPTRLLHRESETDLLLEALDPGTDGSHRGHAVLSGSSGVGKTVLSKQCVERLRERRGTIDAHVRCLDVAPGSIYRRTIESFQRGPDDVPRTEPVADVLAMLEEIVADADPAGVVILDEADDIARDAVDTLSSMAGLSVVVICHEPERWFSRLDPGVRDRFTAGTHIPLDRFSVSELADILQRRAEAGLRRDAWSRAQLEAIADHQAGVARDAIQSLRAAAEVADERGHDEIHDADIERGYELAKRDIRKANIRSLPFAYQFLYELIRVYGPVSSSRLYDLADAHQDDVWNERPSRPPSTNRTRRNQLAKLREYDLIETQNNVHEACDSSIEPSVEIRLSKKTL, encoded by the coding sequence ATGATCGTTCGTCGGGACGTCTTCGACGAGGACCATCGGCCGACGAGACTCCTCCACCGCGAGAGCGAAACGGACCTCCTCCTGGAGGCACTCGACCCCGGCACAGACGGGTCCCATCGCGGCCACGCCGTCCTCTCCGGCTCCAGCGGCGTCGGCAAAACCGTCCTCTCGAAGCAATGCGTCGAGCGACTCCGAGAGCGCCGCGGCACGATCGACGCCCACGTCCGGTGTCTCGATGTCGCCCCCGGGTCCATCTATCGCCGCACCATCGAGAGCTTCCAGCGCGGGCCCGACGACGTCCCACGCACCGAACCAGTCGCCGACGTCCTCGCGATGCTCGAGGAGATCGTCGCCGACGCCGACCCTGCTGGCGTCGTGATCCTCGACGAAGCCGACGACATCGCCCGCGACGCGGTCGACACCCTCAGCAGCATGGCCGGGCTCTCCGTGGTCGTGATTTGTCACGAGCCGGAACGGTGGTTTAGCCGGCTCGACCCCGGGGTTCGCGACCGCTTTACCGCCGGGACGCACATCCCGCTGGACCGCTTCAGCGTCTCAGAACTCGCCGATATCCTCCAGCGCCGCGCCGAAGCCGGGCTGCGTCGCGACGCCTGGAGTCGCGCCCAACTGGAGGCGATTGCCGACCACCAGGCCGGCGTCGCTCGCGATGCCATCCAGTCGCTGCGGGCCGCCGCCGAGGTCGCCGACGAGCGCGGCCACGACGAGATTCACGACGCCGACATCGAGCGCGGCTACGAGCTCGCGAAGCGCGACATCCGGAAGGCGAATATCCGGAGTCTCCCTTTCGCCTACCAGTTCCTTTACGAACTCATCCGCGTGTACGGCCCCGTGTCCTCGTCGCGGCTCTACGACCTCGCCGACGCCCACCAGGACGACGTCTGGAACGAGCGGCCGTCGCGGCCGCCGTCGACGAACCGAACGCGCCGAAACCAGTTAGCGAAGCTCCGGGAGTACGACCTCATCGAGACCCAGAACAACGTCCACGAAGCGTGCGACTCGTCGATCGAGCCCTCGGTCGAGATTCGCCTCTCGAAGAAAACGCTCTAA
- a CDS encoding SDH family Clp fold serine proteinase — translation MPTWGEILDQIEEGRERIGLEAYDVVRKKYIDDLADYTGNDVILYSSSWTAPSDNTANQSIDDSDIQGFMEALSGLDGDTLDLVIHSPGGKPEAAEQIVEYLRDNFDEIRAFVPQSARSAATLVCCAADVVYMGSHSSLGPIDPQLRLRTDLGPRMVPAHSILEQFDMARNEFKETGEVGHWAPILRQYGPSLIRECEDAIDYSEQLAKRWAEEFQVDTEDAASELAENLSERKEHKSHNRPIMRDEAEEIGFNVEPLEQDDDLQDHVLSVFHAAGHTHSGTGAAKIIENHAGNSFVRIAGQPESEDDE, via the coding sequence ATGCCTACTTGGGGGGAGATTCTCGACCAGATAGAAGAGGGCCGTGAACGGATCGGTCTCGAGGCATACGACGTCGTTCGTAAGAAGTACATTGACGACTTGGCGGACTACACCGGAAACGACGTCATCCTGTATTCCTCATCCTGGACGGCGCCGTCGGACAACACGGCGAACCAATCCATCGATGATAGTGACATCCAAGGGTTCATGGAGGCGCTCAGCGGCCTCGATGGCGATACGCTGGACCTTGTGATTCACAGCCCGGGCGGAAAACCGGAGGCAGCAGAACAAATCGTCGAATACCTTCGAGACAACTTCGATGAGATACGAGCGTTCGTTCCGCAATCAGCCCGATCGGCGGCCACGCTCGTCTGCTGTGCAGCCGATGTCGTCTATATGGGTTCGCACTCCAGTCTCGGCCCGATCGACCCGCAGCTGAGACTCCGAACAGACCTCGGCCCTCGAATGGTGCCCGCTCACTCTATCCTCGAGCAATTCGACATGGCCCGAAACGAATTCAAAGAGACAGGAGAAGTCGGGCATTGGGCACCGATTCTGCGCCAGTACGGGCCGAGCCTTATCAGGGAGTGCGAGGACGCCATCGACTACTCCGAGCAACTTGCAAAGCGGTGGGCAGAGGAGTTCCAGGTTGACACCGAGGATGCCGCGAGCGAACTTGCCGAAAACCTCTCGGAACGGAAAGAACACAAAAGCCACAACCGGCCCATAATGCGGGATGAAGCCGAAGAGATCGGTTTCAACGTCGAGCCGCTGGAACAGGACGATGATCTACAAGACCACGTCCTTTCCGTCTTCCACGCCGCCGGCCACACTCACTCGGGGACAGGGGCTGCTAAAATCATAGAGAACCACGCCGGGAATAGTTTCGTCCGAATAGCAGGTCAACCGGAATCCGAAGACGACGAATAA
- a CDS encoding cyclin family protein has product MRNQESRARNYDGPTTTEEQSRASARADTSDAAASSKSKDQTGQGARLPSGSEREANNTCGPTAWDHVVLAKLASRTKKYHLPAEDDPSKPRCHHGTRSGRAIDAESWTQVDADSPRLQNKTLCKWCDPSVEVENNPGGPELAGKLEDLDPDDVEVLTDGGVDTCTPGAEPSVASAEELDALSSVNIELVHDICEVLELSQDATERATAYACRAWMEHPINGPAHHIAAGAVYFAALMENEKRTQEDVAKASGSNPSSIRKYYREIGVAEDILEPKPESEDEPAETTFSDRVVAALKEVFNR; this is encoded by the coding sequence ATGCGAAATCAAGAATCCAGGGCCCGTAATTATGACGGCCCTACCACGACTGAGGAACAGTCTCGGGCGTCCGCCCGAGCGGATACCAGCGACGCGGCGGCCAGTTCGAAGAGTAAGGATCAGACAGGCCAGGGAGCCCGCCTACCGAGTGGGTCGGAGCGAGAGGCAAATAACACCTGCGGACCGACCGCCTGGGACCACGTCGTTCTCGCGAAGCTCGCGTCGCGCACGAAGAAGTACCACCTGCCGGCTGAGGACGACCCCTCGAAGCCGCGGTGCCACCACGGCACCCGCAGTGGCCGCGCGATCGACGCCGAGTCCTGGACGCAAGTCGACGCCGACAGCCCGCGCCTCCAGAACAAGACGCTGTGCAAGTGGTGCGACCCCAGCGTCGAAGTCGAGAACAACCCCGGCGGCCCGGAACTCGCCGGGAAGCTGGAAGACCTCGACCCTGACGACGTCGAGGTCCTGACCGACGGCGGTGTCGACACCTGTACGCCGGGAGCCGAGCCATCCGTCGCGAGCGCTGAGGAACTCGACGCGCTGTCCTCGGTCAATATCGAGCTCGTTCACGATATCTGCGAGGTCCTCGAGCTTAGCCAAGACGCGACCGAGCGCGCGACCGCCTACGCGTGCCGCGCCTGGATGGAACACCCCATCAACGGGCCCGCTCACCACATCGCCGCCGGCGCCGTCTACTTCGCGGCACTCATGGAGAACGAGAAGCGGACGCAGGAGGACGTCGCCAAGGCCTCCGGATCGAATCCGTCATCGATTCGGAAGTACTACCGAGAAATCGGCGTCGCCGAAGACATCCTCGAGCCCAAACCCGAGTCCGAGGACGAACCGGCTGAGACGACGTTCTCGGACCGCGTCGTCGCCGCGCTGAAGGAGGTGTTCAACCGATGA
- a CDS encoding phage repressor protein, whose amino-acid sequence MILRELQEGRNLGANIADEIDRHQKTVTKRLNQLEDYGLVENIGRGVYELTARGAATYELIDERDREDFEDLVDERAEDLTVEGQRIVDAAEN is encoded by the coding sequence ATGATTCTCAGGGAGCTGCAGGAAGGCCGAAACCTCGGTGCGAATATCGCCGACGAAATCGACCGACATCAGAAGACGGTCACGAAACGTCTGAATCAACTCGAGGACTACGGCCTCGTCGAAAACATCGGCCGAGGCGTCTACGAACTCACCGCTCGCGGCGCTGCGACCTACGAGCTCATCGACGAGCGCGACCGAGAGGACTTCGAGGACCTCGTCGACGAACGGGCTGAGGACCTCACCGTCGAGGGGCAACGAATCGTCGATGCGGCTGAGAACTGA